GTCGTATCTCAGCGGCAGGAATGATGGCATCTGCCAGGGCATGGGCGGATCTAAGGCAATGCTGGCCGCGTATGGGCCAATAATCAAGACAGAGGAGGAGAGGCGGTCCTGAGAGGCCATCCCAGGGAGTTCATTGTAGGCTCATGCGCTTTTACCCTCTCTAGCTAAACCTAGAGTGGTGGAGTTACAAGCATGTTGGCTTGTCCTTGCACTAGAGAAGGAAGTTGCAGTCTAGACGATCGTCTTGGAGACAGACTGCAAGATGGTGGTGAAGCTCAACTCTGAAGGGAAGGATGGATCACCCAATTGTCCGGTGGTTGAAGATGTGAAGGGCAAGCTCCATACTTTTATCGAGTCCAAGATCACTTGGGTTCATAGTGAGATGAATTGCATTGCCTACATCTTAGCTAATGAAGGTTgttggcatgagttgtgaaaaaCATGTAATAGGACCGTTTTGAACTCTGGCACTGCCGAGAACTCTGAATACAATGGCAACTACTATCTAAAAAATGATTAATTACAGGTATCTTTTTCCTTATCAATAAATCGAGTTTAAAGAAATTCAGTTTAAAATAGGAGCAAGGTGATTACCAACGTAATTTTTTTTGAACACAGTACAGATGCAAGCGCtcagtccctctaaccatccaaccacaggttggttcacGATTCCCAACATACTTATTTTATTCTGTATCTATATCTTAATGCATGGCTATAATAAGATGATATATTTTTCATCAAAAAGTTCCATGTATTACATTAATTGACTAGGGAACTAAATCATGACTAGTAATAGTACTCCCTCCAAAACAAATAAATGCACTACCAAATAGTAGGTATATCtttgtttctaaatataagaatATTACTATTAAATACTAGTATACCAAAGATATATTTAACAGTATACCAAAGATATACCTAAAACATAAGAATATTTAATAGTAGTATACCGAAGATATTCTACAATTAAATACTATTACCTCCGTTCCAAATTATAAGAATATTGCTATAAAATAATATCACCTCTGTTCTAATATTTAGTAGTAGAAATAATACTATTTAGTAGTGATATATCTTATTCCTAATGACTATTAAATACTAGTATCCCAAAGATATATTTAATATTATACTTAAGATATACAATAATTAAATACTATTTCCTCAGTTCCAAAATACAAGAATATCACTGTCAAAAAGTAGTATATCTTTGTTCCAAATATAAGAATATTACTATTAGATACTAGTATACCCAATATATATTTAATACTATACCAGAGATATACAAAAAATATAATAATTTTTAATAGAAATATACCAAAGATATCTACTATTAAATACTAgtattaattaaataaatttGTAGTTCCACACGCGGTCCCCACCTTGCCCCTTGCCTTCCATTTCAGTTCATAAAGGGCAACGCACGCTTCGGCTCCTCTGCTGCTCGCTCACATTCTTCTCATCCTGCTCTCGTCGACCCACACTGCGCGTCTGCTCGACCGATCCATCGCGATGTCTAGCTCGGACGTCCACGCCATATCCACCGCTAACCACGAGGAGCAGAGCCTTGCCGCATCCGCCCTCACCCCTGCGGCCACCGTCGTCCAGGGGAAAGGGAAGGTGCTTGCGCAACAGGCGCCTGTGCCGGTGGTTCGCAAGCGCAAGTCCAGGAGATGCCAGCAGAAGCAGAAAACTCTGCCCCCAGCGGCCACCAGAGAGGAGCTTGAATCCCGGGAGTCCCGGGAaggccccttgaaggtgcttgcgCTCCCGGCGCCAGGGGCCCCACGTGCTCATGCTGTCTCCGACGACAAGATGGTGAGCCGTGCTAGTGCCCCCACCCCGCGTGCAAACGCTTTTTCCGACGACAAGATGGTCAGCCGCGCAAACTCGCCTCACTGCTACTAGTGATTTGAAGTTAACCAGTGCCTAATGATTTGAAGTTACTGACAATCTTTAATTAATTACTTGATGTGTCTGTGCAAGAATTACGTGATTGGTTATGTCCTTGGACATTTTAATCATAGCGGTCTCATCTGCCAGATGGAGGGGAACGAGATGAAGCCAGTCCAAGGGGTGCCGCCCATGCGGGGGAGCATTGCGGCTTAAAGCTCGGTTGGTAAGTACTCCATACTGGTTTTTCTGTCAATATCACGGCTGGTTTTTCGTCATCATTAGTATTCTGATCTTGGACTGAAGCTGGTTAGCTCTGTGCATGCTGGATTTTTGGTATCATTTGTATACTAATATTGGACTGAAACTTGTTACCTCTGTCCATGCTGGGTTTTTTTTGTCATCATTAGTATAATGATATATTGGACTGAAATTGCACATATTTTCTTACCATTAACGTGGTCGGGCGGTGCTATGCGTCAGTCGGACCATCCTGGCCACCTTACCCACCTGATTTTAATCAAATTCCACCTAATTTGTTTTGTCACTAGCCGCGTATAAAACGCGAGCTCTGGCACTGTGTTGCAGCATGGGAGATGTATGAACTGTAATAAGAAACATGCAATCGCTAGAAACATCTCCGTACATTTTTTGGCATGTTTTATGTGTCAACAAAATTAGTCGGCTCACAGCCATCGGATCTGACACGTGGAGCATTGAATCACACTACACGAGAGTAGAGAGAGTGGAACCCATCTTACTCCATAGCCTCCACAAAACCTGTGTATCCTCCACCCCTCCCCCATTCGCAATAGACTATTACGTCAACCCATCACAACACCCGACATCCGTGCCCTGGAGCATCTCTGATGTTTCCTACGTATCCTGCAAGCGTTATCACAGTGCGCCAGCGAGGCGTCGTCCTTGCAACATTGTCTTACATCCAAGGTAGTTGATGCGACCACAACCATCACCCCTTTGTCTTATGGGCCGTGGCTTGTGGCACTGGTCGTCGGATAAAAAACACGCAGCGAGAACCTGTGGTTGCACTACTGCGATCTATGCAACTTAGGAATTGTTGCGACAGCCTCTACCCCTAGCAACATCGGCCACATTTGTAGCACAGATGAGAAGATGGTTATAGCACGAGGGTATGTGTTCACAAACACCACGAGCGAGCACTGCCTTAAAACATCGGCTATCGGGATGCAGCACTGACGAACACACTCACAGCCATGAAACGCCGTGTGCCTTGGATAATGTAGCATAGTGCTCCTCTTTCAGCATATATGGTTGTCTTGTAGCAATGATGGTCGGAGAGTCGCAGCATCCTTGGGTGGCGGTGCTAGCCCAACACATTGTCATAGAGAAAGGGGAACAAAGGGTGGGTCTGCATGTGGTGGAAATAACACAAATGGATATGGTAAAGAGAGAAGAAGACAAACGAGGGGGATCTGCGCTAGTGCGAGCTGACTCATTTCCTCCTAAAATCTATCCATTGAAAATAATTCCATTTTCTTTTGAGAAACCTCATGAAAATGTCGCAACATGCGAGCATGTCTATACAAAAAATTGTAGATATACAACACATACTCATTAACTGCAACAAATAGGTGAAAAACACAATGTATGTTGGCCTGAACCAATGGATCATCGTCATGCAtctgcttgctcttacttggttACGCCCACCCCTGAGTCTGTGTTGAATCAGAAGGCTTCCTAGCGAGGTCACAAGTCCCTTGTCTGAATAGCCAACAAGACAAAAGGAGGCTTCCTGTGTTCTCGTTCTTGAAGCTAAGCATAACTCCATCTCCAGAGACGCTCGGGGGATACTGAAGGTGCAATACACTAGGGGTGTACTCTAAGTGGGAAGCCCGGGAGTAGGCCTGCCTCAGGGCCCAAGACGCCAAGTGGAGGATCGATGCTGGAGGGCAGCTGAGGAGCCCGGATAAGGACCAGGAGAGCATCTAGGCAGGCAAGCTAAGGTGCAGAGGTATGGGATCTGTTGGATTCTTTGTAAACTCTAGCCCTCGACAGCTATATAAGGAAAGGCTAGGGGTTGTCATTCGCATATACTCACATAAACAGTACTCTCGATAGCCTTATACTTCATCTCCACCGTAAACCCCTTAAACAAGGTGCTCCACCATGAATTAAAATCAGATACAGGATGTAGGGTTGCTTGTAGGTGTTGAAAGCAACTCATGGTGTAAGTAGGTGTTGCTTGTAGCACTGATTTTACTACCACCTCAATTCCCGCCTTTGAGATACCATGTCCTTCCTATCCAACCACTTTGCCATTTGAGCTTTCTCTAACATGTTTAAAATTTGCTTCCTTTGACCTACCCACCATGGTTGGGAGCCCCAAATAATGCTCGCTCAATGCCTATGGATCAGTGCAAAAATATACTCTATATAGCAACTTTGTCCTCCTATTTGCTTCCCTTTCCAAAGAAAGCCGTGGCTTTTTGAAGATTTACCCATTTGTCATGGGGCCCACTCGTAGTCAAAGAGGATGTATTTAAGGCCACAGAGTTGGCATTTGACACTTGAAGAAATACTACACTATCATTTGCAAAAATAAGATGTGCTACATGGGGGCCAGTGCTCCCAAAAGATACACCATTGATCTCTTCATCTTTGAGCATTCATGAGCAACGCCAAAAAATCCGCAacacaaaaaataaaacaaataggGGGATTGTGGGTCTCCTTGCCAGAGCCTTCTTGATAGTGTAAGAATGACAGACTACCCTCCATTCAATTTGATAATAACCTAGCCGGGGTACCACACATCATAATCATCAAGATCAACCTATCTGAGAAACCAAGTGCCCTCATCATCAGATCGAGGAAAATCTAAACCACCGTCTTATGGGCCTTCATCATGTATAGTTTAATTGTGAACATTGGATTTTGCTATTCCTTGAACAAACATACTTTGTTCCTCCATAATCATTTTGGACAGGACAACCTTCAATCTATTTGTTAGGCCTTTGAAGTAATCTGATTGAGTGTGTTCAATAAGCTTATTGATCCAATTTGAGGAAGTATCTCCAGCGAGTACATTTCGGGGATCAGGACTAGAATCGTCTCATTGAATTTTTCCGGTGCAACAACTCCATTAAAAAAATCCCCTATTACTATGCGTACATCATTTTTTAACAACAACTAGTGAAATTGGTAAACATAAGTCGAGAGGTTGTCTGGCCGTGCACTTTTGTCAGTCCAATTTAGAATAGTGCATTCTCAATTTGTTCATACATCACGTCTGCGTTCACCCTCTCCTCCATATCACTAGTCACACAAGGTTGGATGTGAGCTAAGATCTGGTCAGCTTCAGCAGAGCCTTCTGAAGAAAACAACTAATCATAGAAATTGGCCAACATCTTCCCCATCTCATTGTCAACTGTTCATCTTGTGCCATCCGCCCTCATGTTTTGATGGTCttccactggtagaaaaaaggcctttagtcccggctgtgcaaccgggactaaatatgcgcgactaaagacccccccccccccccctagtcgcgcctcttacgaaccgcgactaaaggctttagtcccggttctcgtggctaaccgggactaaaggaccgtcctttagtcccggttctcgtggctaaccgggactaaaggcctcctccgcaggttttttaattttttttattgcgaatttttttcgaatttttttttattttttttattttcaaatttctgaattattttaacctctaatctgtaatcaccacccctcatcactgctcaatttaacctctaatctctaatcacccctcatcactgctcaatttaacctctaatctctaatcacccctcatcatttcaaatcatctaacttcccggacggtcacccatcctctcactactccagcctgagcacgcttaacttccgggttctattctcccttgtttccaagtctgcacttgttgttttcctgacaatagtaggatgtcaattctattaaccctcaggaatttagcttgagcacgaagtgacacatttcactgtttgagtttgaaactattgttttaaaaaacaataattatttagtaacactaatatttctggaataattagtttgaccattgtttgaccactgtttgaccacagtttgaccagatttgaccaaagttaaaaaaaactgaaataattatttagtaacactaatattctagaataattagtttgaccattgtttgaccacagtttgaccacaatttgaaattttttgaatttttttgcctctccagatcttaaaagccccgtatcttttttctgttaggtttttgaggattttgaaaatgtttaacggggttctcccagttaaattcggatgtaacttttcgagtagatgatttttcatatataaaactttttcaaccgagttcgtatgcaaaagatatgcccattttaagaaattccagagagattttgcaaataaagtcgaaattcatatttgttaattttcccaacaactagaccacatatcacatgggaaacttattttattttttgtcatttccatcattttcttttgttttttctaaaactgaaaaggcgatccacggggggggggggggggggtagagtttgaaaatgaggcctcaaatccctttagtcacggttggccagaccaaccgggactataggttcgggccattagtcgcggttggccaggccaaccgggactaaaggtctaacctttagtcccggttggtctggccaaccgcgactaaaggccttcgggccagcctgaggacctttagtcccggttggccaggccaaccgggactaaagcccctcccgtccgccagctgccgaccgagcgcgctgggcccagatagttggtcgcggctctcctcccgaaccgcgactaaagacccctttagtcgcggttcgattattttggggactaatgggggcgtatggaagcctctttttctactagtgttccCTGAGAAATTCTAGTATAGAACGTTGCTTATACATTATTTGTTCCCATGCATGAACCACATGAAGGTACGCTTCAATCTCGCTGATCTCTAGCGAGGATCTGGAACCCAACGCTATGTCCTCTCTATCGAAGTGTGACCTTGTTCCTAGTAATCTC
This sequence is a window from Aegilops tauschii subsp. strangulata cultivar AL8/78 chromosome 7, Aet v6.0, whole genome shotgun sequence. Protein-coding genes within it:
- the LOC141026510 gene encoding uncharacterized protein, with the translated sequence MSSSDVHAISTANHEEQSLAASALTPAATVVQGKGKVLAQQAPVPVVRKRKSRRCQQKQKTLPPAATREELESRESREGPLKVLALPAPGAPRAHAVSDDKMVSRASAPTPRANAFSDDKMMEGNEMKPVQGVPPMRGSIAA